The following are from one region of the Rhodospirillaceae bacterium genome:
- a CDS encoding SDR family NAD(P)-dependent oxidoreductase, with product MFWKNRRVFVTGADGFIGSHLAERLVGLGAEVTALALYNSFDANGWLDDSSVAVRESMTVVRGDIRDPHQMAGLCKGQDVVMHLAALIAIPYSYDAPSSYVQTNVQGTVNILQGALRAGVTRVVNTSTSEVYGTAQFTPINEDHPLQGQSPYSASKIAADMMVDSFARSFDLPVVTLRPFNTYGPRQSERAVISTVIRQALDPSCGAIRVGELTPTRDFNFVDDTVSAFLAAAQLDGGHTGQAFNAGSGRMVSIADMVTMVGHITGCDKPVIQEEHRKRPAKSEVMALMADASRFTAASDWISSVSLEEGLSKTIEWWKSRLDRVRGDAGYMV from the coding sequence ATGTTTTGGAAAAATCGCCGCGTGTTTGTTACCGGAGCCGATGGTTTTATCGGCTCTCATTTGGCGGAGCGGCTGGTTGGGCTCGGCGCCGAGGTAACGGCCCTGGCCTTGTATAACTCATTCGACGCTAATGGCTGGCTCGACGACAGTTCGGTCGCCGTACGCGAATCTATGACCGTGGTGCGTGGCGATATCCGCGATCCGCACCAAATGGCGGGACTGTGTAAAGGTCAAGATGTGGTGATGCATCTGGCGGCCCTGATTGCCATTCCCTATTCCTACGATGCGCCCTCAAGCTACGTGCAGACAAATGTCCAGGGGACGGTCAACATTCTGCAGGGGGCTTTGCGTGCCGGCGTCACGCGTGTGGTTAATACCTCAACCAGCGAAGTCTATGGTACGGCGCAGTTCACGCCAATTAACGAAGACCATCCCTTGCAAGGGCAATCACCCTATTCGGCCAGCAAGATCGCCGCCGACATGATGGTCGATTCGTTTGCGCGGTCGTTCGATCTGCCCGTGGTGACCTTGCGACCGTTTAATACCTATGGCCCGCGCCAGTCGGAGCGGGCGGTGATCAGCACCGTCATCCGCCAGGCGCTCGACCCGTCCTGTGGCGCAATTCGTGTCGGCGAACTGACGCCGACGCGCGATTTTAATTTTGTCGATGACACTGTTTCCGCCTTTCTCGCCGCCGCGCAATTGGATGGCGGCCATACGGGTCAGGCTTTTAATGCGGGCTCCGGTCGGATGGTCAGCATCGCCGATATGGTTACGATGGTGGGGCATATTACTGGCTGCGATAAGCCGGTCATCCAGGAGGAACATCGAAAGAGACCAGCGAAGAGCGAGGTCATGGCCTTGATGGCGGACGCCTCGCGCTTTACGGCGGCCAGTGACTGGATATCGAGCGTCAGCCTGGAAGAAGGCCTGAGCAAAACCATCGAATGGTGGAAGAGTCGCCTTGACAGGGTCCGCGGCGACGCCGGTTACATGGTCTGA
- a CDS encoding putative sugar O-methyltransferase: MSDSHDQVADDEGLLDAMLSDLAGVAQLYQPTNYWDYYAGILVPELRSQGLRDFRNRRGSKLVSFGASEPRERFRDVSLEGIRFLNNKFSKRLPFWSNLLKSANGILNKTLDNLPANTICRTSIDDIYAMAFEQAHAVGMRRGSKPLSDIESSRLGHPGAGFEVDGKFYTPNFLRYYLRYTYCSQHMDFSGRKVISELASGYGGQAEVLKKLHKDLTILLFDLPPQLYVCEMYLKSVFPDDVVSFRRTREMTSLENLKKGKIYIFGNWQFPLLADIPVDLFTSAISLDEIDRPEALNYLRIASTRAENVYLAQNIGNVTLAAAPGKPGVLERVVWQDYENSLMENFDILAKSPLLNPGKPVSSYDPLNPHLEAFWRRKTEHQVF; the protein is encoded by the coding sequence ATGAGCGATTCTCACGACCAGGTTGCCGACGATGAGGGCCTGCTTGATGCGATGCTGTCGGACTTGGCCGGCGTAGCGCAGTTATACCAGCCGACGAATTATTGGGATTACTACGCCGGGATTCTTGTGCCGGAACTCAGATCGCAAGGACTGCGTGATTTTCGCAACCGGCGCGGCTCCAAACTGGTGTCTTTTGGAGCGTCCGAGCCACGTGAACGCTTCCGCGACGTCAGTCTCGAGGGGATTCGTTTTCTCAACAACAAATTTTCCAAACGGCTACCGTTTTGGAGTAACCTTTTAAAATCCGCAAATGGGATTCTCAATAAAACCCTGGATAATTTGCCCGCAAACACGATTTGCCGGACGTCCATTGACGATATCTACGCCATGGCCTTTGAGCAGGCCCATGCCGTCGGCATGCGACGGGGATCAAAACCTCTTTCGGATATCGAATCTTCACGGTTAGGTCATCCCGGTGCCGGGTTCGAAGTGGATGGAAAGTTCTATACACCAAACTTCCTGCGGTATTATTTACGCTATACTTATTGTTCCCAGCACATGGATTTTTCCGGCAGAAAGGTCATTTCGGAACTTGCTTCCGGCTATGGCGGACAGGCGGAGGTCTTGAAAAAACTCCATAAGGATTTGACCATCCTGCTATTCGATTTGCCGCCGCAACTTTACGTTTGCGAGATGTATTTGAAATCTGTCTTTCCTGATGATGTGGTGTCCTTCCGCCGGACCCGGGAAATGACTTCTCTGGAAAATCTGAAAAAGGGGAAAATATACATTTTCGGCAATTGGCAGTTTCCGCTGCTGGCCGACATTCCCGTGGACTTGTTTACAAGCGCCATCAGCCTGGACGAAATTGATCGCCCCGAGGCCCTGAACTATCTCCGGATCGCATCGACGCGGGCGGAAAACGTCTACCTTGCCCAAAATATCGGCAACGTCACCCTTGCCGCCGCACCGGGAAAACCGGGGGTTTTGGAAAGAGTAGTTTGGCAAGACTACGAGAATTCATTGATGGAGAACTTTGACATACTGGCGAAATCGCCCTTGCTCAATCCTGGCAAGCCGGTCTCGTCCTATGATCCCCTGAACCCTCATCTGGAAGCATTCTGGCGGCGTAAGACAGAACATCAGGTATTCTGA